The Comamonas sp. lk genome contains the following window.
GCTTATCGCCATATGGCGGGTGCCGGCGCGCGCGGCATGCTGGGCATTGCTTTTGGCATGACCCCCGACTCGCAAGGCTTTGCCGAGATGCGCGAGGAATTCTTCGTCAATTACGAACGCTGCATGACAGAGCGCACCTATGCGTTTGACGGCGTGCCTGAGCTCATCGCCGCGCTGGAAGCCGAATCGCTGGTCTGGGGTGTGGTCACCAACAAATCCATGCGCTTCACCAATCCGCTGACCGAGCAAATGCCCTTGTTCAACAAGGCGGGAGCGGTGGTCAGTGGCGATACCACGGCCCATGCAAAACCGCATCCAGCCCCTCTTTTTGAGGCGGCAAAGCGTATCAATATTTCTCCGGAGTGTTGTATTTATGTCGGTGATGATGAGCGTGACATCCAGGCAGGCAAGGCTGCAGGCATGAAAACCGTGGCGGCCTGCTACGGATACCTGGGTTCTGCCGCCGAAACATCCCAATGGGGAGCCGATGCGCAAATCAATTCACCCCTAGAGCTCTTGAAATTGCTGGGAAGAGGTTAAAATAGCGTTTATGGGGCTGTCCTGGTTTCGACGTGGGTTCGGGATCGGTGTGGTGCATGTCGAGCTTGAGTGACGCTCGTAAATCTCCATTCAAAAAACTAACTGCAAACGACGAACGTTTCGCACTCGCCGCTTAATCCGGTGAGCCTTGCAACAGCACGCTGATGGGCTGGGCAAGGGGGTAGCAATACCTCCAGGCTGCAAGGGAATTTTCATTAGCTGGCTGGGTATCGGGCTTCTTGGTACTTGGCGAGATTTAAGGAAGCTGGCTGTCCAAGCAGCGTGCGTCTGCGCGGTTTGGGTGGCGAGATCTAAATCAGAACGCTAAACATGTAGATCTGCTCGACGAAGGCTTACGGACGCGGGTTCAATTCCCGCCAGCTCCACCATAATGTGAAATCCCAACCCTTATCCGGTTGGGATTTTTTTTGCCCGTTCCCCCCGTGTTGGCGCGGTTTCGCGCCTCGGCCTCTTGAGCACGTCCCTCCGGAAGTCGCCGTTCCAGGCGCGCTTTCCGTCGTTTTTCTCTCTCTGTTCTCTGCTGCCCTCTTGAGCATTCAAGGCCTGATGTCGAGTGTTGGCGCGGGTTTGCGGGCCATTGGTTTGCTTCTTCGCTTGCTCGGGAGCGCGCGACCGAGACAGCGAAAGGCCCAAAAAAACCGCCTTGCGGCGGCGTGTCGCTGCGCACGGACGTCAGCGCGAGCCTGCCACCAGCGCCTCGCGTTGCGCCTGCCAGGACGCCGACAACTTGCCGCGCAGCAACTGGCTGACGCCCACCTCGAGGCGTCCCAGGGCGATGGCTTCGATCAGGTCGGGGGCCAGTTGCGCCAGTCGGCTCATCTTGCTGGCTTGACCGAGGTCGATGCCTTCGGCCGCTGCGATCTCGGTCATCGAACTGAACCGTCCTTCGTCCAGCAGGCGCTGCCAGTGGTGCGCGAGGCCGAGCGCCCGCATCAGGGACGTGTCCTGCGCCATCTCGCGCACCTGCCGCTCACGGCGGGCCTCGTCCAGGAACTCCTGCGGCGCGTCCAGCGGCGTGATGACCTGCTTCTTCAAACCCCTGCGCACCAACGTCCAGGGCAGGAAGGTTTC
Protein-coding sequences here:
- the gph gene encoding phosphoglycolate phosphatase (PGP is an essential enzyme in the glycolate salvage pathway in higher organisms (photorespiration in plants). Phosphoglycolate results from the oxidase activity of RubisCO in the Calvin cycle when concentrations of carbon dioxide are low relative to oxygen. This enzyme is a member of the Haloacid Dehalogenase (HAD) superfamily of aspartate-nucleophile hydrolase enzymes (PF00702).); its protein translation is MWSDVKAVLFDLDGTLIDSAPDLGAAADQMRVKRGMPSLPLEAYRHMAGAGARGMLGIAFGMTPDSQGFAEMREEFFVNYERCMTERTYAFDGVPELIAALEAESLVWGVVTNKSMRFTNPLTEQMPLFNKAGAVVSGDTTAHAKPHPAPLFEAAKRINISPECCIYVGDDERDIQAGKAAGMKTVAACYGYLGSAAETSQWGADAQINSPLELLKLLGRG
- a CDS encoding LacI family transcriptional regulator; its protein translation is MSKKHRGHAKGDPVTYQTPLPAGGVQMETFLPWTLVRRGLKKQVITPLDAPQEFLDEARRERQVREMAQDTSLMRALGLAHHWQRLLDEGRFSSMTEIAAAEGIDLGQASKMSRLAQLAPDLIEAIALGRLEVGVSQLLRGKLSASWQAQREALVAGSR